One window of Chamaesiphon minutus PCC 6605 genomic DNA carries:
- a CDS encoding plasmid mobilization relaxosome protein MobC: MGKSKQIKNNRITLRFINDLFDEIAVQAEACNSTATVYLQNLIDRVLRSTPTPLTLVTHRDRDLELYRAYLLWHQELRSQGNNLNQITKAIHAANLDDRMVDPTNCLRVLSSIAKANQEIAAAIAKLEQSL, from the coding sequence ATGGGTAAGAGCAAGCAAATTAAGAACAACCGGATTACTCTACGATTTATTAACGATCTATTTGACGAGATCGCTGTACAGGCAGAAGCTTGTAACTCAACCGCCACGGTATACCTTCAGAACTTAATCGATCGTGTCCTGCGCTCTACTCCTACTCCACTAACTCTAGTAACTCACCGCGACCGCGATTTGGAACTCTATCGCGCCTACTTACTGTGGCACCAAGAGTTACGATCTCAAGGTAACAACCTCAATCAGATTACCAAAGCGATTCATGCGGCAAATCTAGACGATCGAATGGTCGATCCTACCAATTGTTTGCGAGTGTTATCGAGCATCGCTAAAGCCAATCAGGAAATTGCTGCCGCCATTGCTAAATTGGAGCAATCGCTTTGA